DNA sequence from the Candidatus Planktophila sulfonica genome:
GATCGAAGCTCTCTTTAAAGTCGCCAGAGACCACGAGCGCCTTCACTGCAACAGATCTCTCAATTAACTCAAGAGTTACCTCGCGAGAGGACCGAATATCTGCAAGTGACTTTGATTTGATGAGATCAAGAATCTTCTGATCGCGAATAAATCCGCACTTAACTACCTCAGCAAGCCCTGCTGCAAAATCACGATCCGAGAGAGCGTCTAACCACTTTGGATCGATCAATACTGAGATTGGCGAATGGAATGCCCCAATAAGGTTCTTTCCATAGTCGCTATTGATTCCGGTCTTTCCTCCAACTGCTGCATCAACCATTCCTGCAACAGTTGTAGGAATGGCTACCCAATCAACTCCACGAAGCCAGCTCGCTGCCAGATATCCAGCAAAGTCCGTTACCGCTCCCCCGCCAATTCCCACAATTAAATCGGTACGAGTGAAACCTGCAGCGCCTAACCAATTCCACGCTTGGGATAAAACGTTGGCTGACTTTCCTGCCTCACCATCTGGGATAGGAAGATAGAAGAATTCGGTATCTCCTGAATCGAATGTAGGAATCCGATCTTTCATCGATTCGCTAAAAATAATAGCAACGCGAGTTCTCTCTTTGGTTAATTCAACGAGCTCTGCCTTGAAATCAACGTCGACGCAGACGTCATATTCACGGTCGGCACTTACATGAATTCTCTTCACTTCAGAACCTCCAAGACGAGGGAGACAATCTCTGACTCAGACTTTTCATTCACATCTATGACGCTATCTGCAATTGATTCATAGATAGGTCTACGCGCCTCCATAAGAGTCTGCCACTGACCACGCGGATTGTGCAGCAGTAAAGGGCGATCGCGATTAAATCCAATGCGCGGTGCAACCGTTGCAAGAGATATATCTAGGTAAATAACCGGTGAAGCGATTGCTCGCAGAGCAGATTGCGCATCCACTGAAATAGGCGCGCCTCCACCCAACGCAAGAACTGTGTCATCTGAGAGCAACTCATCCCGTAGAACTTTCTTCTCAAGAATACGGAATTCATCTTCGCCATCTTCCAAGAAGATATCCGATACTGATTTACCGGCACGTTCTTCGATGACATGATCAGTGTCGCGAAACGCGATTCCTAAATTGCTCGCTACAAGCTGACCGATGGTGGTCTTTCCAGATCCCATCGGACCAATCAGAATAACGCGAGGAGCCATGAGAATTACTTGAAGCGCAGATTCTTCATATAGGACTCGTAATTACGACGAACTTCCTGAACTGAATCGCCACCGAACTTTTCAAGTACAGCTTCTGCCAAAACAAGTGCTGCCATAGCTTCTGCAACAACACCCGCAGCCGGGACGGCGCATACATCAGAACGCTGATTGATGGCCTTTGCTGCTTCACCAGTCTTTACATCAATTGTGTCGAGCGCTTTAGGAACCGTAGAAATTGGTTTCATAGCAACAGAGACTCGCAAGATCTCTCCGTTGGACATGCCGCCCTCTGTTCCTCCTGCACGATCTGTACGACGATGAATTGCGCCATCAGTTCCGCGTTCAATCTCATCATGAGCAACCGATCCACGGCGTGTGGCTGTTCGGAAACCGTCACCAATTTCAACGCCTTTAATTGCTTGAATTCCCATCATTGCAGCGGCTAATCGCGCATCTAATCTGCGATCCCAATGAACGTGTGAGCCAAGTCCAGGAGGCAAGTTGTAGGCAAGTACCTCGCATACTCCGCCGAGTGTGTCTCCATCAGAGTGAGCGGATTCAATTTCAGTGATCATGAGTGCACTCGTTGCAGGATCTGAACAACGAACAGGATCTTCATCAATGCGTTTCATATCTGTTGCATCTGGAAGCTCGTAATTGTCAGGGATACGAACCGAACCGATAGAGACAACGTGGCTCAAAATTGTGATGCCAGTAGCCTGCTCGAGGAAATTACGTGCGATTGCACCGAGTGCAACGCGAGCCGCTGTTTCACGAGCACTTGCACGCT
Encoded proteins:
- the aroB gene encoding 3-dehydroquinate synthase, with the protein product MKRIHVSADREYDVCVDVDFKAELVELTKERTRVAIIFSESMKDRIPTFDSGDTEFFYLPIPDGEAGKSANVLSQAWNWLGAAGFTRTDLIVGIGGGAVTDFAGYLAASWLRGVDWVAIPTTVAGMVDAAVGGKTGINSDYGKNLIGAFHSPISVLIDPKWLDALSDRDFAAGLAEVVKCGFIRDQKILDLIKSKSLADIRSSREVTLELIERSVAVKALVVSGDFKESFDREILNYGHTFGHAVELLSKYSLRHGECVSIGMAYIAYLSEGLDLITPELRALHIETLVALGLPVIYKGAEWPELLAAMKLDKKSRGNSLRFVVISEVGKTQRLENPIESALHAAYERLCQ
- the aroC gene encoding chorismate synthase translates to MRWITAGESHGQALSAIIEGMPAHVAITTEDIDFHLARRRLGVGRGARQNFEADKVTILGGVRLGTTQGGPISVQVGNSEWPKWEKVMSVDPVPADQIENLARNAPLSRPRPGHADLVGMQKYDFDDARPILERASARETAARVALGAIARNFLEQATGITILSHVVSIGSVRIPDNYELPDATDMKRIDEDPVRCSDPATSALMITEIESAHSDGDTLGGVCEVLAYNLPPGLGSHVHWDRRLDARLAAAMMGIQAIKGVEIGDGFRTATRRGSVAHDEIERGTDGAIHRRTDRAGGTEGGMSNGEILRVSVAMKPISTVPKALDTIDVKTGEAAKAINQRSDVCAVPAAGVVAEAMAALVLAEAVLEKFGGDSVQEVRRNYESYMKNLRFK
- a CDS encoding shikimate kinase — protein: MAPRVILIGPMGSGKTTIGQLVASNLGIAFRDTDHVIEERAGKSVSDIFLEDGEDEFRILEKKVLRDELLSDDTVLALGGGAPISVDAQSALRAIASPVIYLDISLATVAPRIGFNRDRPLLLHNPRGQWQTLMEARRPIYESIADSVIDVNEKSESEIVSLVLEVLK